In a genomic window of Candidatus Eisenbacteria bacterium:
- the purB gene encoding adenylosuccinate lyase, with amino-acid sequence MIDRYSRPEMARIWSDEHRLALWLDVELAVTSARESLGRAAPGTAEGVRRTARVDAARMAEIEAEVRHDVIAFLSMVAESAHEGARELHVGMTSSDLVDTALACQMVEAGRHLLSGVRSLRRVTWDLAQKHRLTPMVGRTHGVHAEPITFGLKLLLWSEELGRQLDRLENALEDVAVGKISGAVGTLAHLGPDVERLALEKLGLRAEPVANQVVQRDRHAHLVCALAVLGGTLDKIALEVRHLQRTEVREAEEPFREGQKGSSAMPHKRNPVQCERICGLARLLRGYAQAALENQALWHERDISHSSVERVILPDAFLVADFMTHELSAVLADLRVYPENMRRNLDAGGGLIHSQRVLLALTSAGMARDEAYRVVQKSALEALDSGGSFRALLEADPRVREVLGQERLAACFELDPAFRHVNDLFDRAEEPVR; translated from the coding sequence ATGATCGATCGCTACTCCCGGCCGGAGATGGCGAGGATCTGGAGTGACGAGCACCGCTTAGCACTCTGGCTCGACGTCGAGCTGGCGGTGACCTCGGCCCGCGAATCGCTGGGGCGGGCGGCGCCGGGGACGGCCGAAGGCGTGCGCCGCACGGCGCGAGTCGACGCCGCCCGCATGGCGGAGATCGAGGCCGAGGTGCGGCACGACGTCATCGCGTTCCTCAGCATGGTGGCCGAGAGTGCCCACGAGGGCGCGCGCGAGCTCCACGTGGGGATGACCTCCTCCGACCTGGTGGACACCGCACTCGCCTGTCAGATGGTCGAGGCCGGCCGGCATCTCCTGAGCGGCGTGAGGTCGCTTCGGCGCGTCACGTGGGATCTGGCGCAGAAGCACCGACTCACTCCGATGGTGGGCCGCACCCACGGTGTCCACGCCGAGCCCATCACCTTCGGACTCAAGCTGCTGCTGTGGAGCGAGGAGCTCGGGCGCCAGCTGGATCGTCTCGAGAATGCGCTCGAGGACGTGGCGGTCGGGAAGATCTCGGGGGCGGTGGGGACGCTCGCGCATCTCGGGCCCGACGTCGAGCGCCTGGCGCTCGAGAAGCTCGGCTTGCGCGCCGAGCCGGTCGCCAATCAGGTGGTGCAGCGCGACCGCCATGCGCATCTCGTCTGCGCGCTCGCGGTGCTGGGCGGAACCCTGGACAAGATCGCGCTCGAGGTGCGGCACTTGCAGCGCACGGAGGTGCGTGAAGCCGAGGAGCCCTTCCGCGAGGGGCAGAAGGGCTCGTCGGCCATGCCGCACAAGAGAAACCCCGTCCAATGCGAGCGCATCTGCGGGCTGGCGCGTCTGCTGCGAGGCTATGCGCAGGCGGCGCTCGAGAACCAGGCGCTGTGGCACGAGCGCGACATCAGCCATTCTTCGGTCGAGCGCGTGATCCTGCCGGACGCTTTTCTGGTCGCCGATTTCATGACCCACGAGCTGTCCGCGGTGCTCGCGGACCTGCGCGTCTATCCGGAGAACATGCGACGCAACCTGGACGCGGGAGGGGGCCTGATTCACTCTCAGCGCGTGCTGCTCGCGCTCACCTCCGCCGGCATGGCGCGCGACGAAGCCTACCGGGTGGTGCAGAAGAGCGCGCTCGAAGCACTCGATTCCGGGGGCTCGTTCCGCGCGCTGCTCGAAGCCGATCCGCGCGTGCGCGAGGTGCTCGGCCAGGAGCGGCTGGCGGCCTGCTTCGAGCTCGATCCCGCGTTCCGCCACGTCAACGACCTGTTCGACCGAGCCGAGGAGCCCGTGCGATGA
- a CDS encoding trypsin-like peptidase domain-containing protein, which yields MSRPRWPGFALGVLAGALGVWLALRPELTTRPPAAQAADLPTSRRNAIVTASQKVSPAVVSVSVVATRTVRADPFAGMLRDDFFDRFFPPMEYEQKIPGLGSGVIIDPSGIVLTNGHVVRNAQEVKVTLADGRQLPAKILGTTDLYDLAVLKVEGRNLPAAPMGNSDELVVGEWAIAIGSPFGYLLNDTQPTVTAGVVSATRRDIKSEVTESGMYKNMIQTDAAINPGNSGGPLVNAEGEVIGINTFIFTQGGGSIGLGFAIPINLARRILQEIKTYGRVRTAWPGMTLQQVTPYIAQRLGFKDLGGMVVSRVEPGGPAARAGVQVGDRIRKVNGRDVDSVDDAQRSIYGAAVGDQLKLVVEREGRTQNVSLTLAEAPRGGREP from the coding sequence ATGAGCCGCCCGCGCTGGCCGGGCTTCGCACTCGGCGTCCTGGCGGGCGCGCTGGGGGTGTGGCTGGCTCTGCGTCCCGAGCTGACGACGCGGCCGCCGGCGGCGCAGGCCGCCGACCTGCCGACCTCGCGGCGCAACGCCATCGTCACCGCCTCGCAGAAAGTCAGTCCCGCGGTGGTCTCGGTCAGCGTGGTGGCCACCCGCACCGTGCGCGCGGACCCCTTCGCCGGCATGCTGCGGGACGATTTCTTCGACCGGTTCTTCCCGCCCATGGAGTACGAGCAGAAGATTCCGGGCCTCGGATCGGGCGTGATCATCGATCCTTCGGGCATCGTGCTCACCAACGGTCACGTGGTGAGGAACGCGCAGGAAGTGAAGGTGACTTTGGCTGACGGGCGCCAGCTGCCGGCGAAGATCCTCGGCACCACCGACCTCTACGATCTCGCGGTGCTGAAGGTCGAAGGCCGGAATCTGCCGGCCGCACCGATGGGGAACAGCGACGAGCTCGTGGTGGGCGAATGGGCGATCGCCATCGGCAGTCCCTTCGGCTACCTGCTCAACGACACGCAGCCGACGGTGACCGCGGGGGTAGTGAGCGCGACGCGCAGAGACATCAAGTCGGAGGTCACCGAGTCGGGGATGTACAAGAACATGATCCAGACCGACGCCGCCATCAATCCCGGCAACAGCGGAGGCCCTCTGGTGAACGCCGAGGGCGAGGTGATCGGGATCAACACCTTCATCTTCACTCAGGGCGGCGGCTCCATCGGGCTCGGGTTCGCGATCCCGATCAATCTCGCCCGCCGCATCCTGCAGGAGATCAAGACCTACGGACGGGTCCGCACGGCCTGGCCGGGCATGACGCTCCAGCAGGTCACCCCCTACATCGCGCAACGGCTCGGCTTCAAGGATCTCGGCGGCATGGTGGTCTCGCGCGTGGAGCCCGGCGGCCCGGCTGCGCGCGCGGGCGTGCAGGTCGGAGACCGCATCCGCAAGGTCAACGGCCGTGACGTGGACTCGGTGGACGATGCGCAGCGAAGCATCTATGGCGCGGCGGTCGGCGACCAGCTCAAGCTGGTCGTGGAGCGCGAGGGGAGGACGCAGAACGTGAGTCTCACGCTGGCCGAAGCTCCGCGTGGAGGACGCGAGCCATGA
- the truA gene encoding tRNA pseudouridine(38-40) synthase TruA, which yields MRTLRLDVAYDGTEFHGWQLQPKLRTVQGVLEDALSEVLKERVRLTGAGRTDAGCHARGQVASFSSSTRLPARALAPLLRRHLPVDLHVLAARDVGPAFDARRSAGARRYAYRLLERRDVLLQRIAWHPGRALNPVSLETAVRPLEGEHDCAAFAASGGSTTTTLCHVHHASWRRWEGGLQLDLVADHFLYHMVRNVVGTALALMNRKDSAAAMRAILESRSRAQAGPTAPPEGLCLEQVFYPAEVA from the coding sequence ATGCGAACGCTGCGCCTGGACGTGGCCTACGACGGCACGGAGTTCCACGGCTGGCAGCTCCAGCCGAAGCTGCGGACGGTGCAGGGCGTTCTGGAGGATGCGTTGAGCGAGGTGCTGAAAGAGCGAGTGCGGCTGACCGGCGCCGGTCGAACCGACGCCGGCTGTCACGCGCGCGGCCAGGTGGCCAGCTTCTCCTCGTCGACCCGTCTTCCGGCGCGCGCGCTGGCGCCGCTGCTGCGCCGCCACCTTCCCGTCGACCTGCACGTGCTCGCCGCTCGCGACGTCGGCCCGGCTTTCGACGCGCGGCGCTCGGCCGGCGCCCGGCGCTATGCCTACCGCCTGCTCGAGCGGCGCGACGTCCTGCTGCAGAGAATCGCCTGGCACCCCGGGCGCGCGTTGAACCCGGTGTCGCTGGAAACCGCGGTTCGGCCGTTGGAAGGCGAGCACGATTGCGCGGCGTTCGCCGCGAGCGGCGGCTCGACGACGACCACTCTCTGCCACGTGCACCACGCCTCGTGGCGGCGCTGGGAGGGAGGACTCCAGCTCGATCTGGTGGCCGACCACTTCCTCTATCACATGGTGCGCAACGTGGTCGGCACCGCGCTGGCGCTCATGAATCGCAAGGACTCCGCCGCGGCGATGCGCGCGATCCTCGAGTCGCGCTCGCGCGCCCAGGCGGGGCCTACGGCTCCGCCCGAGGGGCTCTGCCTGGAGCAGGTGTTCTACCCCGCGGAGGTCGCATGA
- a CDS encoding energy-coupling factor transporter transmembrane component T — translation MSDARASRAAVAPLLIGTLIGSLVAGRLETGALCLALAAGAAIAMRAPWPNRRWRVTLLISVVLGIVVNLYLIPGRPLAAGPSIAGHAPTREGLELGALLMMRLLGAMASLQGLRAAWPGERSADQLASWLVPLERLRVPVRELRTVVGLALRFAPLMGGEARRIARVQDLRAGRAPRGAGEWWQRRRAAAVPILVSSLERAERVALALEARGYRTRPLDLTPGLGHPTAWGVAGIAVAGAALLWRG, via the coding sequence ATGAGCGACGCGCGCGCCTCGCGGGCCGCCGTGGCGCCGCTCCTGATCGGGACCCTGATCGGCTCGCTGGTGGCGGGACGGCTCGAGACCGGCGCGCTCTGCCTGGCGCTCGCCGCGGGCGCCGCGATCGCGATGCGCGCGCCGTGGCCGAACCGGCGGTGGCGCGTGACGCTGCTGATCAGCGTGGTGCTCGGCATCGTGGTCAACCTCTACCTCATTCCTGGCCGGCCACTGGCCGCCGGGCCGTCGATCGCGGGACACGCACCCACCCGCGAAGGCCTCGAGCTCGGCGCGCTGCTGATGATGCGGCTCCTGGGCGCCATGGCTTCACTCCAGGGACTGCGTGCGGCATGGCCGGGGGAGCGCTCCGCGGATCAGCTGGCGAGCTGGCTGGTTCCGCTCGAGCGACTCCGAGTCCCGGTGCGCGAGCTCAGGACCGTGGTCGGCTTGGCGCTCCGCTTCGCGCCGCTGATGGGCGGCGAGGCGCGGCGCATCGCGCGCGTCCAGGATCTGCGCGCGGGACGTGCGCCGCGCGGGGCGGGCGAGTGGTGGCAGCGCCGGCGGGCGGCCGCGGTTCCGATCCTGGTGAGCTCGCTGGAACGGGCCGAGCGCGTGGCGCTCGCGCTCGAGGCCCGGGGGTACCGGACGCGGCCGTTGGACCTGACCCCGGGCCTCGGGCATCCCACTGCCTGGGGCGTGGCCGGCATCGCCGTGGCGGGGGCGGCGTTGTTATGGCGAGGTTGA
- a CDS encoding aspartate-semialdehyde dehydrogenase, producing MSHSVAILGATGLVGRTALTVLEERRFPVRTLKLLASDREDRGERSLPFRGEAVRVEPVSPEAFAQVDLALFTCANEISQAWAEVARSAGARVVDNSSAFRYFEDVPLIVPEVNADRLSASSTLVANPNCSTIAIVMALAPLARDVGIERVHVATYQSASGGGSDTLEAMEQGIRAGLDGDPPRRADGTPALAFNVVPRIDRFEDNGYTREEMKVVWESRKILGIPDLAISATAVRVPVRVGHGAAVSVLLHSAITPDAARALWKACPGIELMDDPGADRYPTPLDVAGRDTVLIGRVRRDLTNARGLLFFVVSDNLRKGAATNAVQIAERLAELLEASTAGRR from the coding sequence GTGAGCCATTCGGTGGCCATTCTGGGGGCCACGGGCCTGGTCGGGAGGACCGCGCTCACCGTCCTGGAAGAGCGCCGCTTCCCGGTGCGCACGCTCAAGCTCCTGGCCAGCGATCGGGAGGATCGCGGCGAGCGATCGCTGCCCTTCCGTGGTGAAGCCGTGCGCGTCGAGCCGGTGAGTCCCGAAGCCTTCGCGCAGGTGGACCTGGCACTTTTCACCTGCGCCAACGAGATCAGCCAGGCATGGGCCGAGGTCGCCCGCTCCGCGGGCGCGCGCGTGGTCGACAACAGCAGCGCCTTTCGCTACTTCGAGGACGTGCCGCTGATCGTGCCCGAGGTGAACGCCGATCGTCTGAGCGCGAGCTCGACTCTGGTGGCCAATCCCAACTGCTCGACGATCGCCATCGTCATGGCGCTCGCGCCGCTGGCCCGTGACGTCGGGATCGAGCGTGTGCATGTCGCCACGTACCAGTCGGCGTCGGGCGGAGGCAGCGATACGCTGGAGGCGATGGAGCAGGGCATCCGCGCGGGACTGGACGGCGATCCGCCGCGCCGCGCCGACGGGACGCCGGCGCTCGCGTTCAACGTGGTCCCGCGCATCGATCGGTTCGAGGACAACGGCTACACCCGCGAAGAGATGAAGGTGGTGTGGGAGAGCCGCAAGATCCTCGGCATTCCGGATCTCGCGATTTCCGCCACGGCGGTGCGGGTGCCGGTACGGGTGGGTCACGGCGCCGCGGTGTCGGTGCTGCTGCACAGCGCGATCACACCCGACGCCGCCCGCGCGCTGTGGAAGGCGTGCCCCGGCATCGAGCTGATGGACGATCCCGGCGCGGACCGCTATCCCACTCCGCTCGACGTGGCCGGCCGCGATACCGTGCTGATCGGCCGGGTGCGGCGCGACCTCACGAATGCCCGCGGTCTGCTCTTCTTCGTGGTCTCGGACAACCTGCGCAAGGGCGCCGCCACCAATGCCGTGCAGATCGCGGAGCGTCTGGCCGAGCTTTTGGAAGCGTCGACGGCGGGGCGGCGATGA
- the lnt gene encoding apolipoprotein N-acyltransferase, whose protein sequence is MLSGVLLGAAFLDPRLGILAWVAFVPLLMALDEVTRGDRPNRAAWDTGYLFGFAFFLVSVHWIARLSDVAITVPWLKYPAWVVGAAYLALFPALASTLTVFLARRAGMTIAVTFVPAWLAIEAARASGELGFPWFQPGYTQSAMVPVIQLASLGSVTLVTAWVLFLNVLLWRTMVPRRDGEAGVGRGILALATVLTVALPWLWGSRVLATTPKPQGPRPTIALVQGNIAGEIKWSGRHQREILDRFLSLSREAMGRTPRPALVVWPETATGSYLRRQLDQAIEVARLAYDHRVGVFSGFADYRIDSIGVTRYFNSAGIFYPTGEPGEIYAKRHLVPFGERMPFQWLFPQLGRIELGQAEWTPGRGSVLFPGSSGRMFERGLGGKFACLICFESIFPDLSRDDVRLGARWLLNVTNDEWFGRSAAIGQHAAMSIFRAVENHVPLARCANTGLTMMVDAHGRVVGRLPLMQPAVLSRELPPPGPPTLYNRIGDWPAWMAWAMVGALLFPRRRRP, encoded by the coding sequence ATCCTTTCGGGCGTCCTTCTCGGCGCCGCGTTCCTCGATCCGCGCCTCGGCATCCTCGCCTGGGTGGCTTTCGTGCCGCTCCTCATGGCGCTCGACGAGGTGACGCGCGGCGACCGGCCGAATCGCGCCGCATGGGACACCGGATACCTCTTCGGCTTCGCCTTCTTCCTGGTCTCCGTGCACTGGATCGCGCGCCTCTCGGACGTCGCCATCACGGTGCCGTGGCTCAAGTACCCGGCCTGGGTCGTGGGGGCCGCCTACCTCGCCCTCTTCCCGGCCCTGGCTTCGACGCTCACGGTGTTCCTCGCGCGGCGCGCCGGCATGACGATCGCCGTGACCTTCGTTCCGGCCTGGCTGGCGATCGAAGCCGCGCGCGCTTCGGGCGAGCTCGGGTTTCCGTGGTTCCAGCCCGGCTACACGCAGAGCGCGATGGTTCCGGTCATCCAGCTCGCGAGCCTCGGGAGTGTCACCCTGGTGACCGCTTGGGTGCTGTTCCTCAACGTGCTGCTCTGGCGCACGATGGTGCCGCGGCGGGACGGCGAGGCGGGAGTGGGACGTGGAATCCTGGCGCTCGCCACCGTGCTCACCGTGGCGCTGCCCTGGCTATGGGGCTCCAGGGTGCTGGCCACGACCCCGAAGCCGCAGGGACCGCGCCCGACGATCGCGCTCGTCCAGGGCAACATCGCGGGGGAGATCAAGTGGAGCGGACGTCATCAGCGCGAGATCCTCGATCGTTTCCTGAGCCTTTCTCGGGAGGCGATGGGCCGCACGCCGCGGCCCGCGCTGGTCGTGTGGCCCGAGACCGCGACCGGAAGCTACCTGCGCCGGCAGCTCGATCAGGCCATCGAGGTGGCGCGTCTGGCCTACGACCATCGCGTCGGTGTTTTCTCCGGCTTCGCCGATTACCGGATCGACTCGATCGGGGTCACGCGCTACTTCAACTCCGCCGGCATCTTCTATCCCACCGGAGAGCCGGGTGAGATCTACGCCAAGCGCCACCTGGTTCCCTTCGGCGAGCGCATGCCGTTCCAGTGGCTGTTTCCGCAGCTTGGCAGGATCGAGCTCGGGCAGGCCGAGTGGACGCCGGGCCGGGGCTCGGTGCTCTTCCCCGGATCCTCGGGCCGCATGTTCGAGCGCGGGCTGGGGGGAAAGTTCGCGTGCCTGATCTGCTTCGAGTCGATCTTTCCCGACCTCTCGCGCGACGACGTGAGGCTCGGCGCGCGCTGGCTGCTCAACGTGACCAACGACGAATGGTTCGGCCGAAGCGCGGCGATCGGACAGCACGCCGCCATGTCCATCTTTCGCGCGGTGGAGAACCACGTGCCGCTGGCGCGCTGCGCCAACACCGGTCTCACCATGATGGTGGACGCTCACGGTCGTGTGGTGGGACGGCTTCCGCTGATGCAGCCCGCCGTGCTCTCCCGCGAGCTTCCTCCTCCGGGTCCGCCCACGTTGTACAACCGGATCGGCGACTGGCCCGCGTGGATGGCCTGGGCGATGGTGGGTGCGCTGCTGTTCCCGCGGCGGCGACGCCCCTGA
- a CDS encoding Gfo/Idh/MocA family oxidoreductase, translating into MARKTLRIALVGVGGAAQINHIPALKKIEDVELVAICDRDREKVGRVAQKFGIPEATNRFDDLLEDETIDAIDICTPNFLHAPMATAALEAGKHVLCERPLARSADEARQMAKAARKSDRVLMCAVQHRFRADAQLLRTFVDKGDLGQIFYAKAGWLRLRTEWDSDEWRRQKRESGGGVVLDLGFQMIDLSLWVLGSPKVASVTASVHRQKKGEVEDSATAFFRLETGATLTLELTWGLLMEKDFAYLNLFGSGGAALLNPFRLHKGMHGALVNVTPTLDTLRHQYKQSVESQMAHFAEALRKGQRPMGDAEEILPVMELMDAIYRSADQGKEVKLA; encoded by the coding sequence TTGGCCAGGAAGACCTTGCGCATCGCGCTGGTCGGTGTCGGCGGCGCCGCCCAGATCAATCACATCCCCGCGCTCAAGAAGATCGAGGACGTGGAGCTGGTCGCGATCTGCGATCGCGATCGCGAGAAAGTCGGCCGGGTCGCGCAGAAGTTCGGCATCCCCGAGGCGACGAATCGCTTCGACGATCTGCTCGAGGACGAGACGATCGACGCCATCGACATCTGCACGCCCAACTTCCTCCACGCCCCCATGGCCACCGCCGCGCTGGAGGCGGGCAAGCACGTGCTGTGCGAGCGCCCGCTGGCGCGCAGCGCCGACGAGGCGCGGCAGATGGCCAAGGCCGCCCGCAAGTCCGACCGCGTGCTGATGTGCGCCGTCCAGCACCGGTTCCGCGCCGACGCGCAGCTGTTGCGGACCTTCGTGGACAAGGGCGACCTCGGCCAGATCTTCTATGCCAAGGCCGGCTGGCTGAGGCTGCGGACCGAATGGGACTCGGACGAGTGGCGCCGCCAGAAGCGGGAGTCGGGCGGCGGCGTCGTCCTCGATCTCGGCTTCCAGATGATCGACCTGTCTCTCTGGGTGCTCGGAAGCCCCAAGGTGGCATCGGTCACCGCCAGCGTGCATCGACAGAAGAAAGGCGAGGTGGAAGACAGCGCCACCGCGTTCTTCCGTCTCGAGACGGGCGCCACGCTCACGCTCGAGCTCACCTGGGGACTCCTGATGGAGAAGGACTTCGCCTACCTCAATCTGTTCGGCTCCGGCGGCGCGGCGCTGCTCAATCCTTTCCGGCTCCACAAGGGCATGCACGGCGCGCTCGTCAACGTCACGCCGACCCTCGACACGCTGCGCCACCAGTACAAGCAGTCGGTGGAATCGCAGATGGCGCACTTCGCGGAAGCGCTGCGCAAGGGGCAGCGGCCGATGGGGGATGCCGAGGAGATCCTTCCCGTCATGGAGCTGATGGACGCGATCTACCGCTCCGCGGACCAGGGCAAAGAGGTGAAGCTCGCCTAA